One Tamlana carrageenivorans genomic region harbors:
- the dnaB gene encoding replicative DNA helicase, translating into MKQPNQLASYKVDKSTLISLEKGKIPPQAIDLEEVVLGAMMIDKKGVDEVIDILSNDAFYKESHQYIFEAIFQLFENSEPIDLLTVSTQLKKNGKLELAGGDFYLIGLTNKVSSSAHIEFHARIILQKFIQRSLIKISSEIIEDSYDETKDVFDLLDTAESKLYEVTQGNIKKSSESALDLVIQAKKKIEEISNKEGLSGIPTGFHKLDKLTSGWQPSDLIIIAARPGMGKTALTLSMARNIAVDQNIPVAFFSLEMASVQLITRLISSETGLSSEKLRTGKLEKHEWEQLNVKVKGLENAPLYIDDTPSLSIFDLRAKARRLASQHGIKMIMIDYLQLMTGGSNHGGNREQEISMISRNLKALAKELMVPVIALSQLSRAVETRGGSKRPLLSDLRESGAIEQDADIVSFIYRPEYYKIDEWDDEERSPTEGQGEFIVAKHRNGGLENIRLKFLGHLGKFDNLDEYDSPFGDNEFHSKMNAGSPDNAFNSDDFKASPDQAFGSSFNDDDNEVPF; encoded by the coding sequence ATGAAACAACCAAATCAATTAGCCTCCTATAAAGTAGACAAAAGCACGCTTATAAGCCTGGAAAAAGGTAAGATACCACCTCAAGCAATTGACTTAGAGGAAGTTGTGCTTGGTGCAATGATGATCGATAAGAAGGGGGTAGATGAAGTTATTGATATTTTAAGTAACGATGCGTTCTATAAAGAATCGCATCAATATATCTTTGAGGCTATTTTTCAATTGTTTGAAAACAGTGAACCTATCGACTTATTAACCGTTTCAACCCAATTAAAGAAAAACGGGAAACTGGAATTAGCTGGTGGCGATTTTTACTTAATTGGTTTAACAAATAAAGTGTCATCTTCGGCGCATATTGAGTTTCATGCCCGTATCATTTTGCAGAAATTTATTCAGCGTAGTTTGATTAAAATTTCTAGTGAAATTATTGAAGATTCATACGATGAAACAAAAGATGTATTTGATTTATTAGATACTGCCGAATCTAAATTATACGAAGTTACCCAAGGAAATATTAAAAAGTCTAGTGAATCGGCATTAGACTTAGTTATTCAGGCCAAGAAGAAAATTGAGGAAATTTCTAATAAAGAAGGTTTAAGTGGAATTCCAACAGGATTTCATAAATTGGATAAATTAACCTCAGGGTGGCAACCTTCCGATTTAATTATTATTGCTGCACGTCCAGGTATGGGAAAAACGGCATTAACCTTATCCATGGCAAGAAATATTGCTGTTGATCAAAATATCCCTGTAGCATTCTTCTCGTTAGAGATGGCTTCTGTACAGTTGATTACACGTTTGATTTCTAGTGAAACCGGACTGTCTTCTGAAAAATTACGTACTGGAAAATTAGAAAAACACGAGTGGGAACAGCTTAATGTCAAGGTTAAAGGTCTAGAAAATGCTCCTTTATATATTGATGATACGCCATCGCTTTCTATTTTCGATTTAAGAGCTAAAGCACGTCGTTTGGCTTCGCAACATGGCATTAAAATGATCATGATTGATTATTTACAGTTAATGACAGGTGGTTCAAACCACGGTGGAAATCGTGAGCAAGAGATCTCGATGATTTCTAGAAACTTAAAAGCCTTAGCAAAGGAACTTATGGTACCGGTAATTGCTTTATCTCAGTTATCGCGTGCTGTAGAAACCCGTGGTGGAAGTAAAAGACCTCTATTATCCGATTTACGTGAATCTGGTGCGATCGAGCAAGATGCCGATATTGTATCCTTTATTTACAGACCTGAGTATTATAAAATTGATGAGTGGGATGATGAAGAACGCTCGCCAACCGAAGGACAAGGGGAGTTTATTGTAGCTAAACACCGTAATGGCGGCTTGGAGAATATCCGTTTAAAATTCTTAGGACATTTAGGTAAATTCGATAACCTTGACGAATACGATTCACCTTTTGGTGATAACGAATTCCATTCTAAAATGAATGCAGGTTCTCCAGATAATGCTTTCAACTCCGATGATTTTAAAGCCAGCCCAGATCAAGCTTTTGGAAGTTCATTTAATGATGATGATAACGAAGTGCCTTTCTAG
- a CDS encoding acetyl-CoA carboxylase carboxyltransferase subunit alpha: protein MEYLEFELPIKELEDQLQKCAIIGKESEVDVSETCSQIEKKLKDTQKELYKNLTPWQRVQLSRHPDRPYTLDYIKAICGISFLELHGDRSFKDDKAMIGGLGKIGDQSFMFIGQQKGYNTKTRQYRNFGMANPEGYRKALRLMKSAEKFGIPVVTLLDTPGAYPGLEAEERGQGEAIARNILEMTRLKVPVITVIIGEGASGGALGIGVGDRVFMLENTWYSVISPESCSSILWRSWEYKEQAAEALKLTASDMNKLKLVDGIIKEPLGGAHRNREKTFETVGDTIMKSYEELKKLSPEDLVSQRMDKYANMGVFKG from the coding sequence ATGGAATATTTAGAATTTGAATTACCTATAAAAGAACTTGAAGATCAGTTGCAAAAATGTGCCATTATTGGTAAGGAAAGCGAAGTAGACGTTTCGGAAACATGTTCTCAAATTGAAAAGAAATTAAAAGATACACAAAAGGAACTGTATAAAAATTTAACGCCTTGGCAACGTGTACAATTATCACGTCACCCAGACCGACCTTATACATTAGACTATATTAAAGCCATTTGTGGTATTTCTTTTTTAGAATTACACGGCGATAGAAGTTTTAAAGACGATAAGGCGATGATTGGTGGCTTAGGTAAAATTGGCGATCAAAGCTTTATGTTTATCGGTCAGCAAAAAGGCTATAACACGAAAACACGTCAGTATAGAAACTTCGGGATGGCAAATCCTGAAGGCTACCGAAAAGCGTTACGTTTAATGAAATCAGCCGAGAAATTTGGTATTCCTGTAGTAACCTTATTGGATACGCCAGGTGCTTACCCTGGTTTAGAAGCTGAAGAACGCGGACAAGGAGAAGCTATTGCTAGAAATATATTAGAAATGACCCGCTTAAAAGTACCCGTAATTACTGTTATTATTGGTGAAGGTGCCTCTGGAGGTGCTTTAGGTATTGGTGTAGGCGATCGTGTTTTTATGCTAGAAAACACCTGGTATTCTGTTATTTCTCCAGAATCTTGTTCTTCTATTTTATGGCGTAGCTGGGAATATAAAGAGCAGGCTGCCGAAGCTTTAAAGCTAACAGCCTCTGATATGAATAAATTAAAACTGGTTGACGGTATTATCAAAGAACCTCTTGGAGGCGCGCACAGAAACCGTGAAAAAACTTTTGAAACTGTTGGTGACACGATTATGAAAAGTTATGAAGAACTTAAAAAGTTGTCACCAGAAGATTTAGTTTCTCAACGTATGGACAAATATGCTAATATGGGGGTCTTTAAAGGCTAA
- a CDS encoding LptF/LptG family permease, producing the protein MKILDWYILKRYLFTFFMMLLLFIPIGITVHLAEKIGKILDNNVPLHEVLVYLLDFTIYFANLLFPLFLFLSVIWFTSKLANNTEVIAFLSSGVSFYRFLRPYMIGSFIVAILAIIMGLFLAPKASEGFNDFSYKYFKSGRSAVENTNVFRQINDKEIIYVSSFDVKNSVGNNFTLEHFEDNKLKHKINASSIRYIESDTTYRLTNYVKRDIGENDDVLDIQRRKDTLFSFDVDDLIPVIYAAETKMYGDLKNFIAKEEARGSSNVGRFKLVLYRKWSLPVSVFILTIIAVAVSSMKRRGGMGVNLALGICIAMVFVFFDKIFGVMAEQSNFPPLIAVWFPNVLFGILAVFLLIKAKR; encoded by the coding sequence ATGAAAATTTTAGATTGGTACATACTTAAGCGTTATTTGTTTACATTTTTCATGATGTTGCTGCTCTTTATTCCTATAGGAATAACGGTGCATTTAGCTGAAAAAATTGGTAAAATACTGGATAACAATGTTCCTTTACATGAGGTTCTAGTCTATCTTTTAGATTTTACCATTTACTTTGCTAATTTATTATTTCCATTATTTTTATTCTTATCTGTAATCTGGTTTACATCAAAATTAGCCAACAATACCGAAGTTATCGCATTTTTAAGTTCGGGAGTATCGTTTTATAGATTCTTACGACCATATATGATTGGTTCTTTTATTGTGGCCATTTTAGCCATTATAATGGGACTTTTTTTGGCACCAAAGGCTAGTGAAGGGTTTAACGATTTTAGCTATAAATATTTTAAATCTGGTAGAAGTGCTGTTGAAAATACTAATGTATTTAGGCAGATTAATGATAAAGAGATTATTTACGTAAGTAGCTTCGATGTTAAAAATAGCGTCGGTAATAATTTTACCTTAGAGCATTTTGAAGACAATAAATTAAAACACAAAATTAATGCTAGTAGTATTCGGTATATTGAAAGTGATACCACCTATCGTTTAACAAATTATGTGAAACGAGATATTGGTGAAAACGACGATGTATTGGATATTCAACGACGAAAAGACACCCTTTTTAGTTTTGATGTTGATGATCTAATCCCTGTTATTTATGCCGCTGAAACTAAAATGTATGGCGATTTAAAAAACTTTATAGCTAAAGAAGAGGCAAGGGGCTCCAGTAATGTAGGGCGTTTTAAATTAGTATTGTATCGCAAATGGAGTTTGCCGGTATCGGTATTTATTTTAACCATAATTGCTGTTGCCGTATCATCTATGAAACGTCGTGGAGGCATGGGGGTAAACCTAGCTTTAGGAATCTGTATTGCCATGGTATTTGTGTTTTTCGACAAAATTTTTGGTGTTATGGCCGAGCAATCAAATTTTCCTCCTCTAATTGCTGTTTGGTTCCCTAATGTTTTATTTGGCATATTAGCCGTTTTTCTCCTAATTAAAGCCAAGCGTTAA
- the tgt gene encoding tRNA guanosine(34) transglycosylase Tgt codes for MKFEINAQDSQSKARAGKITTDHGVIETPIFMPVGTVATVKGVHQRELKDEINPDIILGNTYHLYLRPQTKIIEKAGGLHKFMNWDRNILTDSGGYQVYSLSANRKIKEEGVKFKSHIDGSYHTFTPENVMEIQRSIGADIIMAFDECTPYPCDYNYAKRSMHMTHRWLDRCINHLEKTPLKYNYNQAFFPIVQGSTYTDLRKQSAEYIANAGAVGNAIGGLSVGEPAEEMYAMTDVVCSILPEDKPRYLMGVGTPINILENIALGVDMFDCVMPTRNARNGMLFTAHGTINIKNLKWAEDFSPIDEMGITFVDTEYSKAYLRHLFTVNELLGKQIATIHNLGFYLWLVREARKHILAGDFRTWKDMMVKQMNNRL; via the coding sequence ATGAAGTTCGAGATAAACGCACAAGATTCACAAAGTAAGGCAAGAGCTGGGAAAATCACCACAGATCACGGGGTTATTGAAACCCCAATTTTTATGCCTGTTGGAACGGTGGCCACCGTAAAAGGGGTGCACCAACGTGAATTAAAAGATGAGATTAATCCAGATATTATTTTAGGAAACACCTATCATTTATACCTGCGTCCGCAAACTAAAATTATTGAGAAAGCAGGTGGCCTTCATAAATTTATGAATTGGGATAGAAATATTTTAACCGATTCTGGAGGATACCAAGTGTACTCACTTTCAGCAAATAGAAAAATAAAGGAGGAAGGGGTAAAGTTTAAATCACATATCGATGGGAGTTATCATACCTTTACACCTGAAAATGTTATGGAAATTCAACGTAGTATTGGGGCCGATATTATCATGGCTTTTGATGAATGTACACCGTACCCTTGCGATTATAACTACGCAAAACGCTCCATGCATATGACTCATCGTTGGTTAGATCGCTGTATTAATCACTTAGAAAAAACACCTTTAAAGTATAATTATAATCAAGCATTTTTCCCAATTGTTCAGGGTAGTACATATACCGATTTACGAAAACAATCGGCTGAATATATTGCTAATGCAGGCGCTGTAGGAAATGCTATTGGAGGTTTATCGGTAGGAGAGCCAGCAGAGGAAATGTATGCCATGACCGATGTGGTATGTTCTATTTTACCAGAAGATAAACCGCGTTATTTAATGGGTGTGGGTACTCCAATAAATATTTTAGAAAATATAGCCTTAGGAGTTGATATGTTCGATTGTGTGATGCCAACCCGTAACGCAAGAAACGGCATGCTTTTTACAGCACATGGAACCATAAATATTAAAAACTTAAAATGGGCTGAAGATTTTTCACCTATTGATGAAATGGGTATCACTTTTGTTGATACCGAGTATTCTAAAGCATATTTACGCCATCTGTTTACTGTTAATGAATTGCTAGGTAAGCAAATAGCTACTATTCATAATTTAGGGTTTTATTTATGGTTGGTTCGAGAAGCAAGAAAACATATCTTAGCAGGAGATTTTAGAACATGGAAAGACATGATGGTAAAACAAATGAACAACCGCCTATAA
- a CDS encoding outer membrane beta-barrel protein, whose translation MKNTKNLKSKWYKSTLFILLFCVIPSLSIAQSGSGWGIKGGLNYNANGDYFNDIENAYENPKANTGFHVGVFGKTGGFIFLRPELVYTNTKSDYDDDTFKMQKIDATMLAGLDLVGPLSIFAGPSFQYILDTDFEGLSVDDMEKDFTVGLNIGFGFNLKRIGIDLRYERAFTKNEATIINSNIPLAENRLDTRSNQLILSLSLLL comes from the coding sequence ATGAAAAACACGAAAAATCTTAAAAGCAAATGGTATAAAAGCACACTTTTCATACTGTTATTTTGTGTAATTCCGAGTCTTTCAATAGCCCAATCAGGATCGGGTTGGGGCATTAAGGGCGGTTTAAATTACAACGCTAACGGCGATTATTTTAATGATATAGAAAACGCCTACGAAAACCCCAAGGCTAATACAGGTTTTCATGTTGGTGTATTTGGAAAAACAGGTGGATTTATATTTTTAAGACCCGAATTGGTTTATACGAACACCAAAAGTGACTATGATGATGATACTTTTAAAATGCAAAAAATTGATGCCACCATGCTAGCAGGACTTGATCTTGTTGGTCCCTTAAGTATATTTGCAGGCCCATCATTTCAATACATTTTAGACACCGATTTTGAAGGTTTATCGGTTGATGATATGGAGAAAGACTTTACCGTTGGGCTCAATATTGGGTTTGGATTTAATTTAAAAAGAATTGGTATTGATTTAAGATACGAACGTGCCTTTACTAAAAACGAAGCTACTATTATTAATTCTAATATTCCGCTGGCTGAAAATAGGCTAGACACCCGATCAAATCAATTAATATTGAGTTTATCCTTATTACTTTAA
- the sucC gene encoding ADP-forming succinate--CoA ligase subunit beta, with protein MNLHEYQGKEILSSFGVRIQRGIVAQNAQEAVAAAKQLTSETGTSWHVIKAQIHAGGRGKGGGVKLAKNLQEVEEIAGQIIGMDLITPQTSAEGKRVHQVLVAEDVYYPGESETSEFYVSVLLNRATGRNMIMYSTEGGMDIETVAEETPHLIFTEEIDPNVGLVPFQARRIAFNLGLSGVAFKEMTKFVTALYTAYVKSDSSLFEINPVLKTSDDKIMAVDAKVTIDDNALYRHKNYVDLRDVREESAIEVEAGELGLNYVDLDGNVGCMVNGAGLAMATMDLIKQAGGEPANFLDVGGTADAARVEAAFKIILKDPAVKAILINIFGGIVRCDRVAQGVIDAYKNMGNINVPIIVRLQGTNADIAKELIDNSGLAVLSATEFQEAADKVQQVLAE; from the coding sequence ATGAATTTACACGAATATCAAGGTAAAGAGATATTGAGTAGTTTTGGAGTTCGTATCCAAAGAGGTATTGTTGCACAGAATGCTCAGGAAGCAGTAGCTGCTGCAAAGCAATTAACTAGTGAAACCGGAACGAGCTGGCATGTTATTAAAGCCCAAATTCACGCTGGTGGTCGTGGTAAAGGTGGCGGAGTAAAACTTGCAAAAAATCTTCAAGAAGTTGAAGAAATTGCAGGACAAATCATTGGTATGGATTTGATTACGCCTCAAACTTCAGCAGAAGGTAAAAGAGTACACCAAGTATTAGTAGCCGAAGATGTTTACTATCCAGGAGAAAGCGAAACAAGCGAGTTTTATGTTTCTGTATTATTAAACCGAGCAACGGGGCGTAATATGATTATGTATTCTACAGAAGGTGGAATGGATATCGAAACTGTTGCTGAAGAAACACCTCATTTAATTTTTACTGAAGAAATTGATCCGAATGTAGGATTAGTTCCTTTCCAAGCAAGACGTATTGCATTTAACTTAGGTTTATCGGGTGTTGCTTTTAAAGAGATGACAAAATTCGTAACCGCTTTATATACTGCTTACGTAAAATCTGATTCTTCTTTGTTTGAAATCAATCCTGTTTTAAAAACAAGTGATGATAAAATCATGGCAGTTGACGCTAAAGTAACTATCGATGACAATGCCTTATACCGACATAAAAACTACGTAGATTTACGTGACGTTCGTGAGGAAAGCGCTATTGAAGTTGAAGCTGGAGAACTTGGCTTAAACTATGTTGACCTTGACGGAAACGTAGGTTGTATGGTTAACGGTGCTGGTTTAGCTATGGCAACTATGGATTTAATTAAGCAAGCAGGTGGAGAGCCAGCTAACTTCCTAGATGTTGGTGGTACGGCCGATGCAGCTCGTGTAGAAGCAGCTTTTAAAATTATCTTAAAAGATCCTGCTGTAAAAGCAATCCTTATTAATATTTTTGGTGGTATTGTACGTTGTGATCGTGTAGCTCAAGGTGTTATTGATGCTTACAAAAACATGGGTAACATCAATGTGCCGATTATTGTACGTTTACAAGGAACAAATGCCGATATCGCTAAAGAATTAATTGACAATTCTGGATTAGCTGTATTAAGTGCTACTGAATTCCAAGAGGCTGCAGATAAAGTACAACAAGTACTTGCAGAATAG
- the lysA gene encoding diaminopimelate decarboxylase encodes MLDSQLLKIAEDFGSPVYVYDAEKIEFQYHRLTNAFKNVKKLKLNYAVKALSNISILKLFKSLGSGIDTVSIQEVQLGLAAGFSPDQIIFTPNGVSLLEIEQAAKLGVKINIDNLSILEQFGTKHPNIPVCIRINPHVMAGGNANISVGHIDSKFGISIHQIPHILRIVENTKMHINGIHMHTGSDILDIEVFLYASEILFETAKQFKGLDFIDFGSGFKVPYKAGDIETNIEELGEKLTARFNEFCKEYGKDLTLAFEPGKFLVSESGSFLTHVNAVKQTTSTVFAQVDSGFNHLIRPMLYGSHHDIVNISNPNGRERFYTVVGYICETDTFGNNRRINEITEGDVLCFRNAGAYCFSMASNYNSRFKPAEVLWHNNEAKLIRKRETFEDILKNQVEVDFSPKKKVAVSK; translated from the coding sequence ATGTTAGATAGTCAATTGCTTAAAATTGCAGAAGATTTTGGAAGCCCAGTTTATGTTTATGATGCTGAAAAAATTGAATTTCAATATCACAGATTAACAAACGCCTTTAAAAACGTAAAAAAATTAAAGCTTAATTATGCGGTAAAGGCACTATCTAACATCTCTATTCTAAAGCTTTTTAAATCGTTAGGTTCTGGAATTGATACGGTTTCTATCCAGGAAGTACAACTTGGCTTGGCGGCTGGGTTTTCACCCGATCAAATTATTTTTACACCTAATGGGGTATCATTATTAGAAATTGAACAAGCGGCTAAATTAGGCGTAAAAATTAATATTGATAACCTTTCTATATTAGAGCAATTTGGTACCAAACACCCTAACATTCCTGTTTGTATTCGTATTAACCCACATGTTATGGCCGGAGGAAATGCCAATATTTCTGTGGGACATATAGATTCTAAATTTGGAATTTCAATACACCAAATACCTCACATTTTACGTATTGTTGAAAATACTAAAATGCACATTAACGGTATTCATATGCATACGGGCAGTGATATTTTAGATATCGAAGTTTTTCTTTACGCTAGTGAAATTTTATTTGAAACAGCAAAACAATTTAAAGGCTTAGACTTTATTGATTTCGGATCTGGATTTAAAGTACCATACAAAGCTGGAGACATTGAAACCAATATTGAAGAATTGGGTGAGAAATTAACAGCTAGATTTAATGAATTCTGTAAAGAATATGGAAAAGATTTAACCTTAGCTTTCGAACCTGGTAAATTTTTAGTGAGTGAATCTGGTAGTTTTTTAACCCATGTAAATGCTGTGAAACAAACCACATCGACGGTTTTTGCTCAAGTTGATTCTGGTTTTAATCACTTAATTCGCCCAATGCTTTACGGTTCGCATCACGATATTGTAAACATTTCAAATCCTAACGGACGTGAGCGTTTCTATACCGTTGTGGGATACATTTGTGAAACCGATACCTTTGGTAACAACCGAAGAATTAACGAGATTACAGAAGGCGATGTTTTGTGCTTTAGAAATGCAGGAGCTTACTGCTTCTCTATGGCAAGCAACTACAATTCTAGGTTTAAACCTGCTGAAGTATTATGGCATAATAATGAAGCGAAACTTATTAGAAAACGTGAAACTTTTGAAGACATTCTAAAAAATCAAGTGGAAGTAGATTTTTCACCTAAAAAGAAAGTAGCCGTTTCTAAATAA
- a CDS encoding PPK2 family polyphosphate kinase: MDINHYKITSEITLKNTQTKVVFDDAEKELKKVRKKLGKLQDTLYAHGKYAVLICLQGMDTAGKDSLIREVFKDFNARGVVVHSFKVPTELELKHDFIWRHYVALPARGKFGVFNRTHYENVLVTRVHPEYVLSENLPHVHSVDDVNEDFWDKRFEQINNFEKHVAQNGTLIFKFFLNLSKSEQKNRLLRRLNKQEKNWKFSPGDLEERLLWDQYQACYEDAINRTSKPHAPWYNIPADDKPSARLLVAKIIYETLKQFDDIQEPELDDAIKEHLKEYKKQLETE, from the coding sequence ATGGACATAAATCACTATAAAATAACATCAGAAATTACTTTAAAAAACACGCAAACGAAAGTTGTTTTTGATGATGCAGAAAAGGAACTAAAAAAGGTAAGAAAAAAACTAGGAAAGCTACAAGACACCTTATATGCGCATGGTAAATATGCGGTTTTAATCTGTTTACAAGGCATGGATACAGCGGGAAAAGACAGTTTAATTCGTGAGGTTTTTAAAGATTTTAATGCTCGAGGCGTTGTGGTGCATAGCTTTAAAGTACCAACAGAATTAGAGTTAAAACATGATTTTATCTGGCGTCATTACGTCGCTTTGCCTGCTCGTGGAAAATTTGGTGTTTTTAATAGAACACATTATGAAAATGTTTTGGTAACTCGTGTGCATCCCGAATATGTTTTAAGCGAAAACTTACCCCATGTCCATAGTGTAGATGATGTAAATGAAGACTTTTGGGATAAACGTTTCGAACAAATAAATAATTTTGAAAAACACGTGGCTCAAAACGGTACACTCATTTTTAAGTTCTTTTTAAACCTATCTAAATCAGAACAAAAAAATAGGCTGTTACGCCGTTTGAATAAACAAGAAAAAAATTGGAAATTCTCTCCTGGAGATTTAGAAGAACGTTTACTCTGGGATCAATATCAGGCTTGTTATGAGGATGCCATTAATAGAACCTCTAAACCTCATGCGCCTTGGTATAATATCCCGGCCGACGATAAGCCTTCTGCACGTTTATTAGTAGCTAAGATTATATATGAAACCTTAAAGCAATTTGATGATATTCAAGAACCAGAATTAGATGATGCCATCAAAGAACATCTTAAGGAGTATAAAAAACAATTAGAAACGGAATAA
- a CDS encoding sigma-54-dependent transcriptional regulator, whose amino-acid sequence MPRILVIEDEAAIRRVLVKILSEENDTYKVDEAVDGLEGIEKIKNEDYDLVLCDIKMPKMDGVEVLEATKKIKAEVPMVMISGHGDLDTAVNTMRLGAFDYISKPPDLNRLLNTVRNALDRKELVVANKILKKKVSKKYDMIGESKAISQIKDMIDKVAPTDARVLITGPNGTGKELVAHWLHEKSARSKGSLIEVNCAAIPSELIESELFGHVKGAFTSANKDRAGKFEAANGGTIFLDEIGDMSLSAQAKVLRALQENKIQRVGSDRDIKVDVRVIAATNKNLKKEIEEGRFREDLYHRLAVILIEVPSLNNRREDIPLLVRHFAEKIASENGSSQKTFSDKAIKLLQEYDWTGNIRELRNVVERLIILGGQEVSEQDVKLFASK is encoded by the coding sequence ATGCCTAGAATATTAGTTATTGAAGATGAAGCCGCCATTAGACGCGTATTGGTTAAAATTCTTTCAGAAGAAAACGATACCTACAAAGTTGATGAAGCTGTTGATGGTTTAGAGGGCATTGAAAAAATAAAGAATGAGGATTATGACCTGGTGCTTTGCGATATCAAAATGCCAAAAATGGACGGCGTAGAGGTGTTAGAAGCTACAAAAAAGATAAAAGCAGAAGTTCCTATGGTTATGATTTCTGGTCACGGCGATTTAGATACCGCAGTAAATACCATGCGTTTAGGTGCTTTCGACTACATTTCTAAGCCACCCGATTTAAACCGACTGCTAAATACGGTTAGAAATGCTTTAGATAGAAAAGAACTGGTAGTGGCTAACAAAATACTAAAGAAAAAAGTTAGCAAAAAGTATGATATGATTGGAGAAAGTAAAGCCATTTCTCAAATTAAAGACATGATAGACAAAGTGGCTCCAACCGATGCCAGGGTTCTAATTACTGGGCCCAATGGTACAGGGAAGGAGTTGGTAGCTCATTGGTTGCACGAAAAGAGCGCCCGTTCTAAAGGCAGTTTGATAGAAGTTAACTGTGCTGCCATTCCTTCAGAACTTATTGAAAGTGAGTTGTTTGGTCATGTAAAAGGTGCTTTTACAAGTGCTAATAAAGATCGCGCCGGAAAGTTTGAAGCCGCTAATGGAGGTACCATTTTTTTAGATGAAATTGGAGATATGAGTTTATCGGCACAGGCTAAAGTATTACGGGCTCTGCAAGAAAATAAAATACAGCGTGTGGGTAGCGATAGAGATATAAAAGTTGATGTGCGTGTTATTGCAGCTACCAATAAAAATTTAAAAAAGGAGATTGAAGAAGGGCGTTTCCGTGAGGATTTATATCACCGATTAGCCGTTATTTTAATTGAAGTTCCTTCTTTAAATAATAGGAGAGAAGATATTCCTTTATTGGTTCGTCATTTTGCAGAAAAAATAGCTTCAGAAAACGGATCTTCTCAAAAGACCTTTTCCGATAAGGCTATTAAACTGCTCCAAGAGTACGACTGGACTGGTAATATTAGAGAACTTCGCAATGTTGTAGAACGTTTAATTATTTTAGGCGGACAAGAAGTAAGTGAGCAAGATGTTAAGTTATTTGCTTCTAAATAA
- a CDS encoding mechanosensitive ion channel family protein, which translates to MQQDTADQIEKSVEAVSETITESSVWAKIVEFLEFKIIDFSYASEGDTHEIVLKVKYVLLVAMVLLVTTYVLRWIKGVVTRKMPPDDKVKFTTVFSFARWLIYIIVILVVFDSIGINVTAIFAASAALLIGIGLALQTLFQDIISGIFILVDQTVHVGDIIEIEGKIGRVEEIKLRTTRAVTIDNKVLVIPNHLYLENMLFNWTQNGTLTRESVNVGVAYGSDVQLVKKLLLQAARTHELVLSEPEPSVVFMDFGASSLDFKLVFTINNSFRAQFPKSDIRFEIDRLFREHNVSIPFPQRDIHIIQKPQ; encoded by the coding sequence ATGCAACAAGATACAGCAGATCAAATAGAAAAAAGTGTAGAAGCCGTTAGCGAAACCATTACCGAAAGTAGTGTTTGGGCTAAAATTGTTGAGTTTCTAGAATTTAAAATCATCGATTTTTCATACGCGAGCGAAGGTGATACTCATGAGATTGTTTTAAAAGTGAAGTATGTGTTACTGGTTGCTATGGTTTTATTGGTAACAACCTATGTTTTACGTTGGATTAAAGGTGTTGTAACTAGAAAAATGCCGCCAGACGATAAAGTGAAATTCACCACAGTATTTTCATTTGCGCGTTGGTTAATATATATAATTGTTATCCTTGTTGTTTTCGATTCGATAGGGATTAATGTAACGGCCATTTTTGCAGCTTCAGCAGCGCTTTTAATTGGTATTGGTTTAGCCCTTCAAACTTTATTTCAAGATATTATTTCTGGCATCTTTATACTGGTAGATCAAACCGTCCATGTAGGAGATATTATTGAAATTGAAGGGAAAATTGGTCGTGTTGAAGAAATTAAATTACGAACTACTCGAGCGGTTACTATCGACAATAAGGTACTTGTGATACCTAATCATTTGTATTTAGAAAATATGCTTTTTAATTGGACCCAAAATGGCACGTTAACAAGAGAGTCTGTTAATGTTGGCGTGGCCTATGGAAGCGATGTTCAGTTGGTTAAAAAATTACTGCTACAGGCAGCAAGAACCCATGAATTGGTACTTAGTGAGCCAGAACCTTCGGTTGTTTTTATGGATTTTGGAGCCAGTTCTTTAGATTTTAAACTGGTATTTACTATAAATAATAGTTTTAGAGCCCAATTTCCTAAAAGTGATATCCGTTTCGAAATCGATAGGCTCTTTAGAGAACACAATGTGAGTATTCCTTTTCCACAACGTGATATTCATATCATTCAAAAACCACAATAA